The following proteins come from a genomic window of Gallalistipes aquisgranensis:
- a CDS encoding tyrosine-type recombinase/integrase, with the protein MSAETKLSKIVTLWKEDKKQYVKRSTFSAYTLLIENHILPSFGDMVLVEEQDVQAFVFRKLDEGLSQKTIKDILIVLKMVLRFGVKNQMIEYRQIDIKFPTERNKHSIDILSRSHQRQIMEYIQSHFTFKNLGIYICLSTGIRIGEICALTWDDLDIENGVIHVRKTIQRIYIVDADRKHTEIILDTPKTKNSIREIPMTKDLQKLIRPIKKVVNGNFYILTNDPTPTEPRTYRNYYKQFMQSLGMPALKFHGLRHSFATRCIESKCDYKTVSVLLGHSNISTTLNLYVHPNLEQKRYCIDQMCKMLK; encoded by the coding sequence ATGTCAGCAGAAACTAAACTTTCGAAAATCGTCACTCTGTGGAAAGAGGACAAAAAGCAGTATGTAAAGCGTTCGACCTTTTCAGCCTACACACTATTAATCGAGAATCATATTTTGCCATCGTTTGGCGATATGGTACTGGTTGAGGAACAGGATGTACAAGCTTTCGTATTTCGTAAACTCGACGAAGGATTAAGCCAAAAAACCATCAAGGATATTTTAATCGTTTTAAAAATGGTACTCCGCTTCGGGGTCAAGAATCAAATGATTGAATATCGTCAAATAGATATAAAGTTTCCGACCGAACGCAATAAACATTCTATAGATATTTTAAGTCGTTCACATCAACGGCAAATCATGGAATATATCCAATCTCATTTTACATTCAAAAATCTGGGTATTTATATATGCCTAAGTACCGGAATACGTATCGGGGAAATTTGTGCGCTAACATGGGATGATTTAGATATTGAAAATGGAGTTATCCATGTTCGAAAAACAATTCAACGTATCTATATCGTGGACGCTGACCGGAAGCATACCGAAATAATTCTCGATACCCCCAAAACCAAAAACTCCATCCGGGAAATTCCGATGACAAAAGATTTGCAGAAATTGATCCGCCCTATCAAAAAAGTTGTGAACGGGAATTTTTATATTCTGACGAATGACCCGACGCCGACCGAACCGCGAACATATCGGAACTACTACAAACAATTCATGCAATCGCTCGGAATGCCTGCCTTGAAATTCCACGGCCTACGGCATAGCTTCGCCACCCGCTGCATCGAAAGCAAGTGCGACTACAAAACCGTAAGTGTACTACTCGGACATTCCAATATCAGCACTACACTCAATTTATACGTCCACCCGAACCTGGAGCAGAAACGCTATTGCATTGACCAAATGTGCAAAATGCTCAAATAA
- a CDS encoding restriction endonuclease subunit S — MKVYFTFSSALTDQLYSGQLRFHEFADDWGVSTFGHLTEHFSHRNRNSKHYPVFSVTKDTGFIPQEEQFESREIAGDDISSYKIIRQGEFAYNPARINVGSIARYDNETPCLISSLYVCIKPAADIDSDWLLYLLKSKRAIFYYNLYGEGGVRIYLFYPNFSRIKVKVPSIQEQHRIAALLKYIADKILQEKKLKDLYITQKQFLLQRMFI; from the coding sequence ATTAAGGTTTATTTTACCTTTTCGAGTGCGCTAACGGATCAATTATATAGTGGTCAATTACGATTTCATGAGTTTGCAGACGATTGGGGTGTTTCTACATTCGGGCATCTAACGGAACATTTCAGTCATCGCAATCGGAACTCCAAACACTATCCAGTATTTTCAGTTACCAAAGATACAGGTTTTATTCCTCAAGAAGAGCAATTTGAAAGTAGAGAGATTGCTGGAGATGACATTAGCTCATATAAAATCATTCGGCAGGGCGAATTTGCTTATAATCCGGCTCGGATCAATGTGGGTTCAATTGCTCGCTATGACAATGAGACCCCGTGTTTGATTAGTTCTCTATATGTTTGTATCAAACCTGCCGCTGATATTGACTCCGATTGGCTGTTATATTTGCTTAAATCGAAGAGAGCTATATTCTATTACAATTTATATGGTGAAGGAGGTGTAAGGATTTATTTATTTTATCCCAATTTTTCCCGTATTAAAGTAAAAGTCCCATCAATTCAAGAACAACATAGAATAGCTGCTCTTTTAAAATATATTGCTGATAAAATACTACAAGAGAAAAAGTTAAAAGATCTATATATAACTCAAAAACAATTCTTGTTACAACGCATGTTTATATGA
- a CDS encoding DNA-processing protein DprA, translating to MLTDDIALTLEPEIGPRTAIHLMECFGSAEALYAATEQEIVQRAQLKPGLAKSLSRKNFHRQAEQEIAFLEKHGIHAFVATSPDYPALLKECPDYPHVLYLKGDPALFDRRMVSMAGTRDVTTYGLKMCEELVFGLAAQIPDLVIVSGLSGGVDTACHRAALDAGVPTLGILPNALTTIYPAHNTHMAREMVRLGGGILTEFHSRFTPHASVFLQRNRLIAGLTPGTVIVESPAEGGSLTTAQFALDYDRCLMAVPGRATDPASAGTNNLIKHLKARMVCSAYDIVRELDWTPAPRQREPEADESLEPDLSKDERGLLSCFRDREIVSSEELAEWSGLSPAQLAPLLLGLEMAGAIRTLPGNRYEKTIP from the coding sequence ATGCTCACCGATGACATAGCCCTCACGCTGGAACCCGAAATCGGACCCAGAACAGCCATTCACCTCATGGAGTGTTTCGGTTCGGCCGAAGCGCTGTACGCCGCGACGGAACAGGAGATCGTACAGAGGGCGCAATTGAAGCCCGGGCTTGCGAAATCCCTATCCCGCAAGAACTTCCACCGCCAGGCCGAGCAGGAGATCGCTTTTCTCGAAAAACACGGCATACACGCCTTCGTCGCCACATCGCCGGACTACCCGGCTTTGCTGAAAGAGTGTCCGGATTACCCGCACGTCCTCTACCTGAAAGGCGATCCCGCCCTGTTCGACCGCAGGATGGTCTCGATGGCCGGCACACGGGACGTCACCACATACGGGCTGAAGATGTGCGAAGAACTCGTCTTCGGACTGGCCGCACAAATCCCCGACCTGGTGATCGTCAGCGGCCTGTCGGGCGGTGTGGACACGGCCTGCCACCGGGCCGCGCTGGATGCAGGGGTTCCCACGCTGGGCATCCTGCCCAACGCACTGACCACGATCTATCCCGCCCACAACACCCACATGGCCCGGGAGATGGTGCGTCTCGGCGGTGGCATACTCACCGAATTCCATTCCCGGTTCACCCCGCACGCCTCGGTATTCCTGCAGCGGAACCGCCTGATCGCAGGGCTGACGCCGGGTACGGTGATCGTGGAGTCCCCGGCTGAAGGGGGATCGCTCACCACGGCCCAGTTCGCGCTGGACTACGACCGCTGCCTGATGGCCGTACCCGGCCGGGCCACCGATCCCGCTTCCGCCGGCACCAACAATCTCATCAAGCACCTGAAAGCCCGCATGGTCTGCTCGGCCTACGACATCGTGCGGGAACTGGACTGGACACCCGCACCCCGGCAGCGGGAACCGGAAGCCGACGAGTCCCTGGAGCCCGACCTGAGCAAGGACGAGCGGGGCTTGCTGAGCTGTTTCCGCGACCGGGAAATCGTCTCCTCGGAGGAACTGGCCGAATGGAGCGGACTATCCCCGGCCCAACTGGCCCCGCTGCTGCTGGGTCTCGAAATGGCCGGAGCGATCCGCACGCTGCCCGGCAACCGTTACGAAAAAACCATCCCATGA
- a CDS encoding TatD family hydrolase has protein sequence MILTDTHSHIYDTAFDDDREAVFERALQAGVTRILLPAIDSRSHDALFDLCRRHPQHCIPMMGLHPTSVNEIDDYRTELDRVERLLHEPPAGRFCAVGEVGLDFYWSTERKTEQIEAFRRQIELALELRLPLAIHTRNAWDEMLATLGDYAGQGLRGVMHAFSGTEAIYRQVKRCGDFLFGIGGVVTYKRSETAALLPCMSPDDLVLETDSPYLTPVPFRGKRNESAYVRFVCEKVAEIYGLAPDDIAERTTRNACRMFGS, from the coding sequence ATGATTCTGACAGACACCCACTCGCATATCTACGACACCGCATTCGACGACGACCGGGAAGCGGTTTTCGAACGGGCTCTCCAGGCCGGCGTGACCCGCATCCTGCTCCCCGCCATCGACTCCCGGAGCCACGACGCCCTGTTCGACCTCTGCCGGCGGCATCCGCAGCACTGCATTCCCATGATGGGGCTCCACCCCACCTCGGTCAACGAGATCGACGACTACCGGACGGAACTCGACCGGGTGGAACGCCTGTTGCACGAACCGCCCGCAGGCCGTTTCTGCGCAGTGGGGGAAGTGGGGCTCGACTTCTACTGGAGCACGGAGCGGAAGACGGAACAGATCGAAGCCTTCCGCCGGCAGATCGAACTGGCACTGGAGTTGCGCCTGCCGCTGGCGATCCACACCCGGAACGCCTGGGACGAAATGCTGGCGACCCTCGGAGACTACGCGGGACAGGGTCTGCGCGGTGTCATGCACGCCTTCTCCGGCACGGAAGCGATCTACCGCCAGGTGAAGCGATGCGGCGACTTCCTGTTCGGAATCGGTGGCGTGGTGACCTACAAAAGAAGCGAAACGGCCGCCCTCCTGCCCTGCATGTCGCCGGACGACCTGGTTCTGGAGACCGACTCCCCCTACCTGACGCCCGTTCCCTTCCGAGGCAAACGGAACGAAAGCGCCTACGTGCGGTTCGTATGCGAAAAAGTGGCGGAAATCTACGGCCTCGCGCCGGACGATATAGCGGAACGCACCACGCGGAATGCCTGCCGGATGTTCGGATCGTAA
- a CDS encoding restriction endonuclease subunit S yields the protein MKAIGNKCLFGHGRNVRLGDILIERTEKSTINDQYEILSSTIKGIFSQRDYFSKDIASENNIGYKVLHKGDIVLSPQNLWMGNINYNDKFNFGIVSPSYKIFAISEEFDCHYVAFLLKTHRLLYSYRSISEQGASIVRRNLNMDAFLELTFKIPPFVAQRRIGQALSKLNDKIEMERDCLNMLKAQKQYLLSNLFI from the coding sequence ATTAAAGCAATTGGTAATAAATGCTTATTTGGTCATGGCCGGAACGTCAGACTCGGTGATATCCTTATTGAGCGAACTGAAAAAAGTACAATAAACGACCAATATGAAATATTAAGTTCCACAATCAAAGGCATCTTTTCGCAACGCGATTACTTTTCCAAAGATATAGCCAGCGAAAACAATATAGGATACAAGGTCTTACACAAAGGCGATATTGTCCTTAGCCCACAAAATTTATGGATGGGTAATATCAATTACAACGATAAGTTTAATTTCGGGATTGTTTCTCCATCTTATAAGATTTTTGCTATATCCGAGGAGTTTGACTGCCACTATGTCGCCTTTTTGCTGAAAACTCATCGGTTGTTATATAGCTATAGGTCTATTTCCGAACAAGGGGCAAGTATCGTCCGACGCAATCTTAATATGGACGCATTCCTGGAATTAACATTCAAAATACCGCCCTTTGTCGCACAGCGACGAATCGGGCAGGCTTTATCCAAACTCAACGATAAGATTGAGATGGAACGGGATTGTCTTAACATGCTTAAGGCGCAAAAGCAATATCTCCTGTCAAATCTATTTATATAA
- a CDS encoding restriction endonuclease subunit S, whose product MGQYPVYGATGICGYMDKYEISGDSILIIKDGASVGSTAYATGRYSTIGTLNYLRTTQECYLLPYIYYSLKAFDFRPYITGMAIPHIYFKDYSKAKIWCPAVAEQKRIATTLRTMDTKLQIEHKILRNLILQKQYLLSNLFI is encoded by the coding sequence ATAGGACAATATCCAGTTTATGGGGCAACAGGTATTTGCGGTTATATGGATAAGTATGAGATCTCTGGCGATTCAATATTGATTATTAAGGACGGAGCGAGCGTTGGATCAACGGCTTATGCTACAGGCAGATATTCAACAATAGGAACTCTCAATTATTTGAGAACTACACAAGAGTGCTATTTGTTACCGTATATTTATTATAGTCTAAAAGCATTCGACTTTAGACCCTATATAACTGGTATGGCCATTCCTCATATCTATTTCAAAGATTACAGTAAAGCAAAAATATGGTGTCCTGCTGTCGCTGAACAAAAGCGAATTGCAACAACGCTTCGGACAATGGACACCAAGTTGCAAATTGAGCACAAGATATTGCGAAATCTAATATTGCAAAAACAATATTTATTATCAAACCTATTTATATAA
- the uvrB gene encoding excinuclease ABC subunit UvrB, whose amino-acid sequence MDFKLVSEYQPTGDQPEAIAQLVASLRGHSRHNTLLGVTGSGKTFTVANVIAAMGKPTLVLSHNKTLAAQLYGEFKNFFPENAVEYFVSYYDYYQPEAYLPATDTYIEKDLSINEEIEKMRLKTTSSLLSGRNDVIVVSSVSCLYGIGNPADFHATSICLTQGETFARKKLLYSLVEALYTRSESELTRGTFRVNGETIDIALAYGEVSYRIMFYDDEIESIASIDPATGQRLEYLDRVVIYPANLFVTTKERVNTAIRQIQLDLGKQIEFFEKQGRPTEAQRLKQRVEYDLEMIKELGYCPGIENYSRYFDGRPPGARPFCLIDYFPKDYLLVIDESHVTIPQIRAMYGGDRSRKENLVEYGYRLPAAVDNRPLKFDEFESMAGQCIYVSATPADYELIKSEGAVVEQLIRPTGLIDPPLKIRITENQIDDLMEEINVRIRLNEKVLVTTLTKRMAEELSKYFDRLGIRNRYIHSDVETLERVKILDELRDGVFDVLIGVNLLREGLDLPEVSLVAIMDADKEGFLRSERSLTQTAGRAARHANGNVIMYAERRTDSMRMAMAESNRRREKQISYNMKQHQLPRQAFKSGRSILSGEALHGSGTSYPAASGGYGLAADAGAVYVTEADLRKAVEEVRGRMEAAARELDFIAAAKFRDEMYALQAKLKEYAKA is encoded by the coding sequence ATGGATTTCAAGTTGGTTTCTGAGTATCAGCCCACAGGCGACCAGCCCGAGGCGATCGCGCAGCTGGTCGCTTCGCTCCGGGGGCACAGCCGGCACAACACGCTGCTCGGCGTCACGGGATCGGGCAAGACCTTCACGGTGGCCAACGTCATCGCGGCGATGGGCAAGCCGACCCTCGTGCTCAGCCACAACAAGACGCTCGCGGCCCAGCTCTACGGGGAGTTCAAGAACTTTTTCCCGGAGAATGCCGTGGAGTATTTCGTCTCCTATTACGACTATTACCAGCCGGAGGCCTATCTTCCGGCGACGGACACCTATATCGAAAAGGACCTTTCGATCAACGAGGAGATCGAGAAAATGCGGCTCAAGACCACCTCGTCGCTTCTGTCCGGACGCAACGACGTGATCGTGGTGTCGAGCGTGTCGTGTCTCTACGGTATCGGTAATCCGGCCGATTTCCACGCCACCTCGATCTGTCTGACCCAAGGCGAGACCTTTGCCCGCAAGAAACTGCTCTACTCGCTGGTCGAGGCGCTCTACACGCGCAGCGAGAGCGAACTGACGCGCGGCACGTTCCGCGTGAACGGGGAGACGATCGACATCGCCCTGGCCTACGGTGAGGTCAGCTACCGGATCATGTTCTACGATGACGAGATCGAGTCGATCGCCTCGATCGACCCGGCCACGGGGCAGCGGCTGGAGTATCTGGACCGGGTGGTGATCTATCCGGCCAACCTGTTCGTGACGACCAAGGAGCGGGTCAACACCGCCATCCGGCAGATACAGCTCGATTTGGGAAAACAGATCGAGTTTTTCGAGAAACAGGGCCGTCCGACGGAGGCGCAGCGGCTGAAGCAGCGGGTGGAGTACGACCTGGAGATGATCAAGGAGCTGGGATACTGTCCCGGTATCGAGAACTATTCGCGCTATTTCGACGGCCGTCCGCCCGGGGCGCGGCCTTTCTGCCTGATCGACTACTTTCCGAAGGACTATCTGCTCGTGATCGACGAGAGCCATGTGACCATTCCGCAGATACGGGCCATGTACGGCGGCGACCGTTCGCGCAAGGAGAATCTGGTGGAGTACGGGTACCGGCTTCCTGCCGCCGTGGACAACCGGCCGCTCAAGTTCGACGAGTTCGAGTCGATGGCCGGGCAGTGCATCTATGTGAGTGCCACGCCGGCCGATTATGAGCTGATCAAGTCGGAGGGGGCTGTGGTGGAACAGCTGATCCGTCCCACGGGGCTGATCGACCCGCCGCTGAAGATCAGGATCACGGAGAACCAGATCGACGACCTGATGGAGGAGATCAATGTCCGCATCCGGCTGAACGAAAAGGTGCTGGTGACGACCCTGACCAAGCGGATGGCCGAGGAGCTGTCGAAATATTTCGACCGGCTCGGGATTCGCAACCGCTATATCCACTCGGATGTGGAGACGCTGGAGCGGGTGAAGATTCTGGACGAACTGCGCGACGGGGTGTTCGACGTGCTGATCGGGGTCAATCTGCTGCGGGAGGGCCTCGATCTGCCCGAGGTGTCGCTGGTGGCCATCATGGATGCCGACAAGGAGGGGTTCCTGCGCAGCGAGCGTTCGCTGACCCAGACGGCGGGGCGGGCGGCCCGCCATGCCAACGGGAACGTCATCATGTATGCCGAGCGGCGGACCGATTCGATGCGGATGGCGATGGCCGAAAGCAACCGGCGGCGGGAGAAGCAGATCAGCTACAACATGAAACAGCACCAGCTGCCCCGGCAGGCGTTCAAGAGCGGGCGCTCGATCCTTTCGGGCGAGGCGCTTCACGGTAGCGGCACCTCCTATCCCGCGGCGAGCGGGGGATACGGGCTGGCTGCGGATGCCGGAGCTGTTTACGTGACGGAGGCCGATCTGAGAAAGGCGGTCGAAGAGGTGCGCGGCAGGATGGAGGCCGCCGCCCGGGAACTCGACTTCATTGCGGCCGCCAAATTCCGGGACGAAATGTACGCCCTGCAAGCCAAACTCAAAGAGTACGCCAAAGCATGA
- a CDS encoding restriction endonuclease subunit S, with amino-acid sequence MRFPEFTGEWKTKLINDLAVVIGGGTPDTTIKSYWDGEIQWFTPSEIGKNKYVDSSLRTITEEGLNNSSAKLLPPNTILLSSRATIGECSLSLRECATNQGFQSLVSKKCNVDFLYYLIQTKKKDLIRKSCGSTFLEISANEVRKIQVSVPADVEQQKTAGLLSLIDDRIATQNKIIEKLETLIKATIS; translated from the coding sequence TTGAGATTCCCGGAATTTACGGGGGAGTGGAAAACAAAATTAATAAACGATTTAGCGGTTGTTATTGGTGGGGGAACACCTGATACTACAATAAAATCATATTGGGATGGAGAAATACAATGGTTTACGCCTTCTGAAATAGGTAAAAATAAATACGTTGATTCAAGTTTGCGTACCATAACAGAAGAGGGGTTAAACAATTCCAGCGCAAAACTTTTGCCTCCCAATACGATACTTTTAAGTTCTCGTGCCACCATTGGGGAATGCTCATTATCACTCAGAGAATGTGCTACAAACCAAGGTTTTCAATCTCTTGTATCCAAAAAATGCAATGTGGATTTTCTCTATTATCTGATACAAACAAAGAAAAAGGATTTAATCAGGAAATCTTGTGGGTCAACCTTTTTAGAGATTTCCGCAAATGAAGTCCGTAAAATTCAGGTATCTGTTCCTGCTGATGTAGAACAACAAAAGACAGCTGGATTATTGTCGTTGATTGACGACCGTATCGCCACTCAAAACAAAATCATTGAGAAACTTGAAACCTTAATTAAAGCAACTATCTCATAA
- a CDS encoding GtrA family protein encodes MMKGKESVPEPGRVEEGGGEVAVPLFRRCSRALAHRLTRWVDWFYIAPLRAVMPLQTFRYAACGGGNLVLSWVLYAVVYNFVLDRSLVDLGFVAVSAPIASFLIVFPVNYLSGFWLQKYIAFRASPLRTRTQLVRYLFSVCGSVVLNYLGLKFFVEAVHLWPTFSQVVTSLITIVYSYLMQKYFTFRGCAGA; translated from the coding sequence ATGATGAAAGGGAAAGAGTCTGTTCCGGAGCCGGGTCGTGTGGAGGAGGGCGGCGGAGAAGTGGCCGTTCCCCTGTTCCGGCGGTGTTCGCGGGCGCTTGCGCATCGGCTGACGCGGTGGGTGGACTGGTTCTACATCGCTCCGCTGCGGGCGGTGATGCCGCTCCAGACCTTCCGGTACGCCGCCTGCGGGGGGGGCAACCTGGTGCTGAGCTGGGTGCTCTATGCCGTGGTCTACAATTTCGTGCTGGACAGGAGCCTGGTCGATCTGGGATTCGTGGCCGTGTCGGCTCCGATCGCCTCTTTCCTGATCGTCTTTCCGGTCAACTATCTCTCCGGGTTCTGGTTGCAGAAGTATATCGCCTTCCGGGCTTCGCCGCTCAGGACGCGGACGCAGCTGGTCCGTTACCTGTTCAGCGTATGCGGCTCCGTGGTGCTGAATTATCTGGGGCTGAAATTTTTCGTGGAGGCGGTGCATCTGTGGCCCACCTTTTCGCAGGTCGTCACCTCGCTCATCACCATCGTGTACAGTTACTTGATGCAGAAGTATTTCACCTTTCGCGGCTGTGCCGGGGCGTAG